Proteins co-encoded in one Dyadobacter sp. CECT 9275 genomic window:
- a CDS encoding DUF819 family protein: MIHNDAAILGLLMVVLALIFYTASLPGNFVQRFYTVIPPLLLCYFIPGILNSFGFIDGTGSQLYPVVSKYFLPACLVLFTLGMDWRSLGKLGPKALIAMLSGTVGVMLGGPLALWMVGMVSPETVAGQGADETWRGLATIAGSWIGGGANQTALREVFKPSDQLFSQVIAVDVLVAELWMAVLIYGAGISRKIDHLLGADDRQISEVQDSMQAELVSNQRIPAMRDYIYLAAVGFGATGLSHLLADMIVPYLSEHYPGLQKFSLTSSFFWVVAIATLVGIFLSATPLRKLEHLGASKLGTVFLYVLIATIGMQMDLKAVAGNPGLFAIGFLWIVIHALILIGVCKWLKIPFFFLAVGSQANVGGSASASAVAAAFHPALAPVGVLLAILGYAIGTYGGYVTALMMQWVSHQL, from the coding sequence ATGATTCATAATGATGCCGCTATTCTGGGCCTGCTGATGGTAGTTCTTGCCCTGATTTTTTATACAGCCTCCCTACCTGGCAACTTCGTTCAACGCTTTTACACAGTTATCCCTCCACTACTGCTTTGCTATTTCATTCCCGGGATTCTTAATTCTTTCGGATTTATTGATGGTACCGGTTCGCAATTGTATCCGGTGGTTTCCAAATATTTTCTTCCTGCCTGCCTGGTTCTCTTCACACTGGGGATGGACTGGCGGTCACTGGGAAAACTTGGTCCCAAGGCACTGATAGCCATGCTTTCGGGTACTGTGGGGGTAATGCTTGGCGGGCCGCTGGCGTTGTGGATGGTGGGGATGGTCAGTCCTGAAACCGTTGCCGGCCAGGGAGCTGACGAAACCTGGCGTGGACTGGCGACCATTGCCGGAAGCTGGATTGGCGGAGGCGCCAATCAGACTGCCCTGCGGGAAGTATTCAAACCGAGCGATCAATTATTTTCACAGGTTATAGCCGTTGACGTACTTGTTGCCGAGCTATGGATGGCAGTTCTGATTTACGGCGCGGGTATCTCCAGAAAGATAGATCATCTGCTAGGTGCTGACGACCGACAAATTAGCGAGGTACAGGATAGTATGCAGGCAGAGCTGGTTTCCAATCAGCGTATTCCTGCCATGCGCGATTATATTTACCTGGCAGCCGTGGGTTTTGGAGCAACCGGATTATCTCACCTGCTGGCTGATATGATCGTACCCTACCTGTCGGAGCACTATCCCGGCCTTCAAAAATTCAGTCTTACCTCGTCGTTTTTCTGGGTGGTAGCCATCGCTACTTTGGTAGGTATCTTTTTATCGGCCACGCCACTCCGTAAGCTTGAACACTTGGGTGCATCCAAACTGGGTACCGTATTCCTCTACGTCCTGATTGCCACCATTGGGATGCAAATGGACCTGAAAGCCGTAGCCGGAAATCCCGGTTTATTTGCCATTGGCTTTCTGTGGATCGTAATCCACGCACTGATCCTCATTGGCGTCTGCAAGTGGCTAAAAATCCCGTTTTTCTTTCTGGCTGTTGGAAGCCAGGCGAATGTAGGCGGGTCTGCGTCTGCCTCTGCAGTGGCGGCTGCCTTCCACCCCGCTCTGGCGCCTGTCGGTGTTTTACTTGCGATACTTGGCTATGCCATAGGTACTTATGGTGGTTACGTCACGGCGCTTATGATGCAATGGGTAAGCCATCAGTTATAG
- a CDS encoding PSD1 and planctomycete cytochrome C domain-containing protein: MLKSVLFSIVMLVAITLFQSCSNSSSQGTTEARLPKEVTYNFDIRPILSDKCFTCHGPDENKREAGLRLDIAEEAFKALKENPSAHALIAGKPELSQVYLRITTEDTTKIMPPVESNLKLSQREISLIEKWIKQGAKYEKHWAFVAPKKPAVPEVDHAEWARNEIDYFILAKQQEKDLSPNEEADKERLLKRVSLDLTGLPPTLKMMDDFLADNRPDAYERAVDQLLKNPAYGEKMAVHWLDVARYADSHGYQDDGYRTQWPWRDWVIHAFNKNMHYNDFVTWQLAGDLLPNASKEQLLATGFNRNHKITEEGGVIPEEYRISYVTDRNDLFGKAFLGMTVECAHCHDHKYDPVSQKEYYQLFAFFNNVREVGIESVIGGPETYAKKPLMEISDDDVKNILTFVNKADTNRLIVSVMGDLDTLRKTYILKRGVYDAPGDEVEAGTPKAILPFSNKYPKNRLGLSQWLFDKQNPLTSRVFVNQMWQEFFGRGIVKTSGDFGMQGELPSHPALLDWLSVDFMEHNWDIKRLVRQLVTSATYRQSALVSPDKLKADPENVFLSRSSRYHIDAEYIKDLVLASSGLLVKTIGGPSVKPYQPAGLWEGATSGRGLLSMYVQDHGSKLYRRGMYTLIKRTVPPPTMSIFDASNRDLCEVKRLKTNTPLQALVMMNDPAVLEASRVLAARLLDEKTDSKEKITKAFRLIVCRKPSEKELDILTAYYDKQLKSMTDQAAAKMIAVGEYPLTKNMDKKTLASMMRVISTIYNLEETITKS, encoded by the coding sequence ATGTTAAAGTCGGTTTTGTTTAGTATTGTAATGCTGGTGGCCATTACGCTTTTCCAGTCCTGTAGTAACAGTTCAAGTCAGGGAACAACCGAGGCCAGGCTTCCAAAGGAAGTGACCTATAATTTTGATATAAGGCCTATACTTTCGGACAAGTGTTTTACGTGCCATGGTCCCGATGAAAACAAAAGGGAAGCGGGACTTCGGCTTGATATTGCGGAAGAAGCATTTAAGGCCCTTAAAGAAAATCCATCTGCACATGCCCTTATTGCTGGTAAACCTGAATTGTCGCAGGTATATCTTCGCATCACCACCGAGGATACAACCAAAATAATGCCTCCGGTTGAATCCAATCTCAAGCTATCGCAGAGGGAGATTTCGCTGATAGAGAAATGGATTAAACAGGGTGCCAAATATGAGAAGCACTGGGCGTTTGTGGCTCCCAAGAAACCAGCTGTTCCCGAAGTGGATCATGCAGAGTGGGCCAGAAATGAAATAGATTATTTTATCCTGGCCAAACAGCAGGAAAAGGATCTATCCCCAAATGAGGAAGCAGATAAGGAAAGACTCTTGAAGAGGGTTAGCCTGGATCTGACGGGATTGCCCCCAACCCTGAAAATGATGGATGATTTTCTGGCCGATAACAGGCCGGATGCATATGAAAGGGCGGTGGACCAGTTGCTTAAAAATCCTGCTTATGGTGAGAAAATGGCTGTTCACTGGCTGGATGTTGCCCGTTATGCCGATTCGCACGGATATCAGGACGATGGATACCGGACACAATGGCCCTGGCGCGATTGGGTGATCCACGCCTTCAATAAAAATATGCATTACAATGATTTCGTGACCTGGCAGCTCGCCGGGGACCTGCTGCCCAATGCCTCCAAGGAACAATTACTGGCAACTGGTTTTAACCGGAATCATAAAATTACCGAGGAAGGTGGGGTGATTCCGGAGGAATACCGCATTTCCTACGTAACCGACCGTAATGATCTTTTTGGGAAGGCGTTTTTGGGTATGACAGTGGAATGTGCCCACTGCCACGATCATAAGTATGACCCGGTTTCGCAAAAGGAGTATTACCAGCTATTCGCATTTTTTAACAATGTCAGAGAAGTGGGGATAGAGTCGGTTATCGGCGGGCCCGAAACCTATGCCAAAAAGCCCCTGATGGAAATCAGCGATGATGATGTGAAAAACATCCTCACCTTCGTGAACAAAGCAGATACCAACCGGTTGATCGTTTCGGTAATGGGAGACCTGGATACCTTGCGTAAAACTTATATTCTGAAACGGGGCGTGTATGATGCCCCCGGCGACGAGGTGGAGGCAGGAACTCCCAAAGCCATTTTACCTTTCAGTAATAAATATCCTAAAAACCGTCTGGGGTTATCTCAATGGTTGTTTGACAAACAGAATCCTCTGACGTCAAGGGTTTTTGTGAACCAAATGTGGCAGGAGTTTTTCGGAAGGGGTATTGTTAAAACCTCCGGAGATTTCGGAATGCAGGGAGAACTGCCATCACATCCTGCCTTGCTTGACTGGCTTTCGGTGGATTTCATGGAACACAACTGGGATATTAAAAGGCTTGTCAGGCAGTTGGTAACTTCTGCCACGTATCGTCAGTCGGCGCTGGTATCTCCGGATAAGTTAAAAGCGGACCCCGAAAATGTATTTCTTTCACGTTCTTCAAGGTATCATATTGATGCGGAGTATATTAAAGACCTCGTACTGGCCAGCAGCGGATTGCTTGTAAAAACCATAGGCGGTCCCAGTGTGAAGCCTTATCAGCCCGCGGGTCTTTGGGAAGGTGCTACTTCGGGGCGTGGCCTTTTGTCGATGTATGTACAGGACCATGGTTCTAAGTTATACCGGAGAGGGATGTATACGCTGATCAAACGTACGGTTCCGCCTCCTACCATGAGTATTTTCGACGCGAGCAATAGGGATTTGTGCGAGGTAAAACGATTAAAGACAAATACCCCGTTACAGGCTTTGGTAATGATGAATGATCCTGCGGTACTGGAAGCGTCAAGGGTATTGGCTGCCCGTTTGCTGGATGAGAAGACGGATTCGAAAGAGAAAATTACCAAAGCATTTCGTCTCATTGTATGCCGTAAACCGAGCGAAAAGGAACTGGATATCCTGACCGCCTATTACGACAAACAGCTCAAAAGTATGACCGATCAGGCGGCTGCAAAAATGATTGCTGTAGGGGAGTATCCGCTCACAAAAAATATGGATAAAAAAACACTGGCATCCATGATGCGGGTGATATCAACCATATATAACCTTGAGGAGACGATTACGAAGTCTTAG
- the ytxJ gene encoding bacillithiol system redox-active protein YtxJ, with protein MMNWVNITAEKEVEAIKKSENFSIIYKHSPRCMTSLMAYRRLKMEVNAAPDANVPIYIVDVISNRRESMAVAEAFGVPHESPQILLIKSGECIFDTSHEDVSLQEPLSRIVV; from the coding sequence ATGATGAATTGGGTAAATATTACGGCTGAAAAAGAAGTTGAAGCCATTAAAAAATCTGAAAATTTCTCTATCATTTACAAACACAGCCCCCGGTGTATGACAAGCCTGATGGCTTACCGACGCCTGAAAATGGAGGTCAATGCTGCTCCCGACGCCAATGTACCTATTTATATCGTGGATGTGATCAGCAACCGGAGAGAATCCATGGCCGTGGCAGAGGCATTCGGGGTACCGCATGAATCTCCGCAAATACTGCTGATCAAAAGCGGAGAATGTATATTTGACACTTCACATGAAGATGTATCGTTGCAAGAACCTCTGAGCAGGATTGTCGTTTAA
- a CDS encoding glycoside hydrolase family 5 protein, translating into MLRRDFIRNTGTLALAGSVATPFMDLDKQPAKNKLPKWKGFNLLDFFSPDPGKGRKRTTAEQLKWMSDWGFDFVRIPMAYPVYLKFDRSRNINPEEVYHIDQQAVDKIDELVRLAQQHNLHVSLNLHRAPGYCVNAGFHEPYNLWTDQAALDAFCFHWNMWAKRYKNVSATRISFDLVNEPSMRADMNDQHSKRSSVPGEVYRKVAMAASAAIRKENRQHLIIADGNDVGSSVIPEIADLDIAQSCRGYHPGIISHYKAPWAMKDVNNVPDPKWPGQVGNQYLSREMLEKFYKPWIDLVNKGVGVHCGECGCWNKTPHDVFLAWFNDVLDILTSNGIGFSLWEFSGDFGVLNSNRSDVAYEDWHGHKLDRKLLTLMQKY; encoded by the coding sequence ATGTTAAGAAGAGATTTTATCAGGAATACGGGAACATTGGCACTGGCCGGTTCGGTTGCTACGCCGTTTATGGATTTAGATAAACAGCCTGCAAAAAACAAACTGCCTAAATGGAAAGGGTTTAATCTGCTCGATTTCTTTTCTCCTGATCCTGGAAAAGGCAGGAAGCGTACCACAGCCGAACAGTTGAAATGGATGAGCGACTGGGGTTTTGATTTTGTCAGAATTCCAATGGCCTATCCCGTTTATCTAAAATTTGACAGAAGCCGCAATATTAACCCGGAGGAGGTATACCATATTGACCAGCAGGCGGTTGATAAAATTGATGAACTTGTGCGGCTCGCACAACAGCACAACCTGCACGTAAGCCTGAACCTGCATCGTGCGCCAGGATATTGTGTTAATGCCGGATTTCATGAACCCTATAATCTCTGGACCGACCAGGCCGCACTGGATGCTTTTTGCTTTCACTGGAACATGTGGGCGAAGCGTTACAAAAATGTATCGGCTACCAGGATCAGCTTTGACCTTGTAAACGAGCCAAGTATGCGTGCAGATATGAACGATCAGCATTCCAAACGTAGTTCAGTTCCGGGGGAGGTATACCGAAAGGTGGCTATGGCTGCTTCGGCGGCCATCAGGAAGGAAAATCGCCAGCATCTGATTATTGCGGACGGGAATGATGTAGGATCCAGCGTGATCCCCGAAATCGCAGATCTGGACATTGCCCAAAGTTGCCGCGGATATCACCCAGGGATCATTTCACATTACAAGGCTCCGTGGGCCATGAAGGATGTCAACAACGTACCCGATCCTAAATGGCCTGGCCAGGTAGGCAACCAGTATTTAAGCAGGGAAATGCTCGAAAAATTTTACAAACCCTGGATAGACCTGGTCAATAAAGGCGTCGGTGTGCATTGCGGAGAGTGCGGATGTTGGAACAAAACACCGCATGATGTGTTCCTGGCCTGGTTTAATGACGTACTGGATATCCTGACCTCCAATGGCATAGGTTTTTCCCTCTGGGAATTCTCCGGCGATTTCGGGGTACTGAATTCCAACCGTTCTGATGTGGCTTATGAAGACTGGCACGGCCACAAGCTCGACAGAAAACTGCTGACGCTCATGCAAAAGTACTAA
- a CDS encoding TlpA family protein disulfide reductase translates to MGRLFYTVLLLLSVFSNIQAQNSITQLPDLTGNATLQIGYTLLNADFPVELDIFHSFPQHEITHMKDSLHHNRRTLSISCPVKNVENTVFLTLNGFKLRLLLVPGDTVGVILTEDPNVSDPYSSIQFQGKNQEIQAYYLAKKHAFPIETAQLALNACGQAEDLKMFKTKIDSLHHAEAGFWSRYQETHRLPYWFKTYESASISYSDARLRLYAISYQIDYQKKTQTIPVTYLSFLDQLAIQDTSAFYQYDYLNFLEAFIYMKAKGAAHTTVGENELRATAKRYLGKDLVTYFQLWQAGGGILGAPENTARQLSELQVNDRYKYLVAYLLAKCESQVRSLKKGDKAPTFFLADQRDSLVSLGQFKGEVVYLSFWFSSCGGCIHEMPFENKMVEKFRGQPVRIISISIDTDRKKWLAAIDKYNLKTINLIANPAWRETLESKYKISVYPHYTLIGADGNIIENFASRPSQNASEKIEKALAGIPAKTP, encoded by the coding sequence ATGGGGAGGCTTTTTTATACGGTACTATTGCTGCTGTCGGTATTTAGTAACATACAGGCGCAAAATTCAATCACTCAACTTCCAGACCTGACGGGTAATGCTACACTGCAGATAGGGTATACGCTTTTGAATGCAGATTTTCCGGTGGAACTGGATATTTTTCACTCCTTTCCTCAGCACGAGATTACCCACATGAAGGACTCTCTGCATCACAACAGACGAACATTGTCCATTTCATGTCCCGTAAAAAATGTCGAAAATACGGTGTTTCTGACACTTAACGGATTTAAGTTAAGGCTCTTGCTGGTTCCGGGGGATACTGTGGGGGTGATTTTAACCGAGGATCCCAATGTTTCCGATCCGTACAGTAGTATTCAGTTTCAGGGGAAAAATCAGGAAATACAAGCTTATTATCTGGCTAAAAAACATGCTTTTCCCATAGAAACTGCACAACTCGCCCTGAATGCCTGTGGACAGGCAGAAGACCTGAAAATGTTCAAAACGAAAATTGACAGCCTTCACCATGCCGAAGCCGGCTTCTGGAGCAGGTATCAGGAGACACACAGGCTGCCGTACTGGTTCAAAACGTATGAGTCCGCTTCTATCAGCTATTCGGATGCCCGGCTGAGATTATACGCAATCAGTTATCAGATTGATTACCAGAAGAAAACTCAGACCATCCCAGTAACCTACCTGAGTTTTCTGGATCAGCTGGCCATCCAAGACACCAGTGCTTTCTATCAATACGACTATCTGAATTTCCTGGAAGCATTTATTTATATGAAAGCCAAAGGCGCAGCCCACACAACAGTGGGGGAAAATGAGCTAAGGGCAACAGCTAAACGTTACCTGGGGAAGGATTTGGTCACTTATTTCCAGCTCTGGCAGGCAGGAGGCGGAATACTGGGTGCTCCCGAAAATACTGCCCGGCAGCTATCAGAATTACAGGTAAACGACAGGTACAAATATCTTGTAGCTTACTTATTAGCCAAATGTGAAAGCCAGGTCAGATCATTAAAAAAAGGCGACAAAGCGCCGACATTTTTTTTGGCTGATCAGCGGGATTCATTGGTCTCGCTGGGCCAGTTTAAAGGTGAGGTCGTTTATTTGTCCTTCTGGTTTTCATCCTGCGGTGGCTGTATTCATGAAATGCCTTTTGAAAATAAAATGGTGGAAAAATTCCGGGGCCAGCCTGTCCGTATCATCAGTATCAGTATCGATACCGACCGAAAAAAGTGGCTGGCCGCCATTGATAAGTATAACCTGAAAACGATCAACCTGATTGCCAATCCTGCCTGGCGTGAAACCCTGGAGAGCAAATATAAAATCAGTGTATACCCGCACTATACACTCATTGGCGCAGATGGAAATATTATTGAGAATTTTGCAAGCCGCCCAAGCCAGAATGCTTCAGAAAAGATAGAAAAGGCTTTGGCCGGTATTCCGGCTAAAACGCCATAA